In Nitrospira sp., one genomic interval encodes:
- a CDS encoding ATP-dependent helicase, whose translation MLYSASAVRASRLRIAAVMNRDVKPYILKRASEPTAPPKLSLDYAGTLNPQQYAAVTAGEGPALVIAGAGSGKTRTLVHRVAYLIDSGVDPARILLLTFTRKAAEEMLERAGQLIGARSQRVCGGTFHSIANLLLRRYGRVLGIEPGFTIMDRGDAEDLIALLRAQMELNEKDKRFPRKGTIAEVFSKCENTLRSLEDIVLEEFAHFADHLNDLAKLQQAYRATKRQRQLLDYDDLLVLLRDVLDKDEATRWAVSQQFRHILVDEYQDTNRLQAELIRKLAATHENVMVVGDDSQSIYAFRGATFRNIMEFPTWFPGAKIYKLEENYRSTQPILSVANEIIQEAPEKYSKRLFTRKLDGPLPALVEAAGENAQSRFVAQKILELREEGVPLNEIAVLVRSSFHAFDLEIELSRCGIPFVKRGGIKFIEAAHVKDVLAHLRVVLNPQDAVSWHRVLMLVEGVGPKKAQDLVSTIVRTADPYRVLRESRGRAGKGLKDLALVLEGFAASDDLSPTEQVNRIYEYYLPILKDQHDDYPKRIRDLDHLHTVAESYPSLTELLADLALSPPEGSAVGVDPLGSDDEQVVISTIHSAKGLEWQCVFLIWVVDGKFPSVFSFNTDEELEEERRLLYVAVTRAKRHLFLIYPINVYDKSSGMLLSKPSRFLDHVSPQLFETLALVEEGGAYEWGRDRDSY comes from the coding sequence ATGTTATACAGCGCGTCCGCTGTGCGGGCCTCACGGCTACGAATCGCTGCCGTCATGAATCGAGACGTCAAACCATACATTCTGAAACGTGCCTCCGAACCGACCGCCCCCCCGAAGCTGTCGCTGGACTATGCCGGCACGCTGAATCCCCAGCAGTATGCGGCGGTGACGGCCGGAGAAGGGCCCGCGCTGGTCATTGCCGGAGCCGGCAGCGGGAAAACGCGGACGCTCGTCCACCGAGTAGCCTACTTGATCGATTCCGGTGTCGACCCCGCACGGATCTTGCTGCTGACCTTCACGCGGAAAGCGGCGGAGGAGATGCTGGAGCGCGCGGGGCAACTGATCGGGGCGCGGAGTCAACGAGTCTGCGGCGGAACCTTCCACTCCATCGCCAATCTGCTGCTCAGGCGTTACGGGCGGGTGTTGGGCATCGAACCTGGCTTCACAATTATGGACCGCGGGGATGCCGAAGACCTCATCGCCCTGTTGCGTGCCCAGATGGAACTCAATGAAAAGGACAAGCGGTTTCCCCGCAAGGGCACCATCGCGGAGGTCTTCAGCAAGTGCGAGAACACCCTGCGGTCGTTGGAAGACATCGTGCTCGAAGAGTTTGCCCACTTTGCGGACCATCTGAACGACTTGGCGAAGCTGCAGCAGGCGTATCGGGCTACCAAGCGGCAGCGGCAGTTGCTGGATTATGATGATCTCTTGGTGCTGTTGCGGGACGTGTTGGACAAGGACGAGGCGACCAGATGGGCGGTGTCTCAGCAGTTTCGGCATATTTTGGTGGATGAATATCAGGACACCAATCGGTTGCAGGCCGAGCTGATTCGCAAGTTGGCCGCGACCCACGAGAACGTCATGGTCGTGGGCGACGATTCTCAGTCCATTTATGCCTTCCGGGGGGCCACGTTCCGAAACATCATGGAATTTCCCACCTGGTTTCCCGGCGCCAAAATTTACAAGCTCGAAGAGAACTACCGCAGCACGCAACCGATTCTCAGTGTGGCCAACGAGATCATTCAGGAAGCGCCGGAGAAGTACTCGAAACGTCTGTTTACCCGCAAGTTGGATGGTCCGCTTCCGGCCTTGGTTGAAGCAGCCGGGGAAAACGCCCAATCGCGCTTCGTGGCGCAAAAGATTTTGGAGTTGCGTGAGGAAGGGGTCCCGCTCAATGAGATCGCCGTGCTGGTTCGATCGAGCTTTCACGCCTTCGATTTGGAAATCGAGCTGTCTCGGTGCGGTATACCTTTTGTGAAGCGGGGAGGAATTAAATTTATCGAGGCTGCCCACGTCAAAGATGTGCTTGCCCATCTGCGGGTGGTCCTCAATCCTCAGGATGCGGTGAGTTGGCATCGGGTGTTAATGCTGGTGGAAGGGGTGGGACCGAAGAAGGCTCAGGATCTCGTTTCGACGATCGTGCGGACCGCCGATCCCTATCGAGTGTTGCGGGAGAGCCGTGGACGGGCGGGAAAGGGACTGAAGGATTTGGCCTTGGTCTTGGAAGGGTTTGCCGCCTCGGATGATCTCAGCCCGACGGAACAGGTGAATCGGATCTACGAGTACTATCTGCCGATCCTGAAGGATCAGCATGACGACTATCCCAAACGTATTCGCGATCTCGACCACCTGCACACCGTTGCTGAAAGTTATCCTAGCCTGACCGAGCTGTTGGCGGATTTGGCCCTCTCCCCTCCGGAGGGCAGCGCGGTCGGCGTGGATCCGCTGGGATCGGACGATGAACAGGTGGTCATTTCCACCATCCATTCCGCCAAGGGGCTGGAATGGCAATGTGTCTTCCTGATCTGGGTGGTGGATGGAAAGTTTCCGTCCGTGTTCTCATTCAACACGGATGAGGAATTGGAAGAGGAGCGGCGACTCCTCTACGTCGCAGTCACTCGAGCCAAGCGGCACCTCTTCCTCATCTATCCAATCAATGTGTATGATAAGAGTTCCGGGATGTTATTATCCAAACCCTCGCGTTTTCTTGATCATGTCTCTCCACAGCTCTTCGAGACCTTGGCTCTGGTCGAGGAGGGGGGGGCGTATGAATGGGGACGTGATCGAGATTCGTATTGA
- the rpmG gene encoding 50S ribosomal protein L33, with the protein MRDIIDLACTVCKQRNYTTRKNKKNDPDRLERNKFCKFCRKHSAHKEVK; encoded by the coding sequence ATGCGAGATATCATCGATTTGGCCTGCACGGTCTGTAAGCAGCGGAACTATACGACCCGCAAGAACAAGAAGAACGATCCGGACCGGCTGGAGCGGAACAAGTTCTGTAAGTTTTGTCGGAAGCACAGTGCCCACAAAGAGGTGAAGTAG
- the tuf gene encoding elongation factor Tu: MAKAKFERRKPHVNIGTIGHVDHGKTTLTSALTKICSERGMAKFVSYDEVAKASESQGRRDATKIMTIAISHVEYETDNRHYAHVDCPGHADYVKNMITGAAQMDGAILVVSAADGPMPQTREHILLARQVGVPYIVVFLNKADKVDDKELLDLVELEVRELLTKYEFPGEKIPIIQGSALKAMEGDQGPLGVPSILKLLEAIDTYIPTPTRAIDKPFLMPIEDVFTISGRGTVVTGRCERGIVKVGDEIEIVGLRPTQTTVVTGVEMFRKVLDEGQAGDNIGVLLRGTKKEDVERGMVLAKPKSITPHTKFKAEIYVLTKEEGGRHTPFFNGYRPQFYFRTTDVTGVVTLNPGVEMVMPGDNVTVTGELISPIAMDQGLRFAVREGGKTVGSGVVTEILA, from the coding sequence ATGGCGAAGGCGAAATTTGAGCGACGGAAGCCCCACGTGAACATTGGGACGATTGGGCATGTGGACCATGGGAAGACGACGCTGACGAGTGCGCTGACCAAGATCTGCTCGGAGCGGGGGATGGCGAAGTTCGTGAGCTACGACGAAGTGGCGAAGGCGAGCGAGAGCCAGGGGCGGCGCGACGCGACGAAGATCATGACGATTGCGATCAGCCACGTGGAGTACGAGACGGACAACCGGCACTACGCGCACGTCGACTGCCCGGGGCACGCGGACTATGTGAAGAACATGATTACGGGCGCCGCGCAGATGGACGGGGCGATTTTGGTGGTGAGTGCCGCAGATGGTCCGATGCCGCAGACGCGGGAGCATATCCTGCTGGCTCGGCAGGTAGGGGTGCCGTACATTGTGGTGTTCTTGAACAAGGCGGACAAGGTTGACGACAAGGAGTTGCTGGACCTGGTGGAATTGGAAGTGCGGGAGCTGCTGACGAAGTATGAATTCCCGGGGGAGAAGATTCCCATCATTCAGGGCTCGGCGTTGAAGGCGATGGAGGGGGATCAGGGGCCGCTGGGGGTGCCGTCGATCCTGAAGTTGCTGGAGGCCATCGACACCTACATTCCGACGCCGACGCGGGCCATCGACAAGCCGTTTTTGATGCCGATCGAAGACGTGTTCACGATCAGCGGGCGGGGCACGGTGGTGACGGGACGGTGCGAGCGGGGCATCGTGAAGGTGGGCGACGAAATCGAGATTGTGGGGTTGCGGCCGACGCAGACCACGGTGGTGACGGGCGTGGAAATGTTCCGCAAGGTGCTGGATGAGGGGCAGGCGGGCGACAACATCGGGGTGCTGCTCCGGGGGACGAAGAAAGAGGATGTGGAGCGGGGCATGGTGTTGGCGAAGCCGAAGAGCATCACGCCGCACACGAAGTTCAAGGCGGAGATCTATGTCTTGACGAAGGAAGAGGGGGGGCGGCATACGCCGTTTTTCAACGGGTACCGGCCGCAGTTCTATTTCCGGACGACGGACGTGACGGGGGTGGTGACGTTGAATCCGGGGGTGGAGATGGTGATGCCGGGGGATAATGTGACGGTGACGGGGGAGTTGATCAGTCCGATCGCGATGGATCAGGGGTTGCGGTTTGCGGTCCGCGAAGGCGGCAAGACCGTCGGCTCCGGCGTCGTCACGGAAATCTTAGCGTAG
- a CDS encoding 50S ribosomal protein L1 — MGKKMTAAQAKVEPRLYGLQEAVEVVKQAAYAKYDESVDLAIRLGIDPKRSDQMVRGTTALPHGTGKQLRVLVFAKGEKEQEAKQAGADFVGGDDLMEKIKGGWMEFDCAIATPDLMASVGKLGKVLGPRGLMPNPKTGTVTFEVGKAVNEIRKGRVEFKVEKAGIVQVAVGKVSFEAQKLCDNAQAVLESVIRAKPSSCKGRYLKSVTMSSTMGPGVKLDPVALSKLGG; from the coding sequence ATGGGAAAGAAGATGACCGCGGCTCAAGCGAAGGTTGAGCCCAGGCTGTATGGACTGCAGGAGGCCGTCGAGGTCGTCAAGCAGGCAGCCTACGCGAAATACGATGAATCCGTGGATCTAGCCATTCGGTTGGGCATTGATCCGAAGCGTTCGGACCAAATGGTGCGTGGGACCACGGCCTTACCCCATGGAACCGGTAAGCAATTGCGCGTTCTGGTCTTCGCCAAGGGCGAAAAAGAGCAGGAAGCCAAGCAAGCCGGCGCCGATTTCGTCGGGGGTGACGACTTGATGGAGAAGATCAAGGGGGGATGGATGGAGTTCGATTGTGCCATCGCGACTCCCGATCTCATGGCCTCGGTCGGTAAGTTGGGCAAGGTGCTTGGGCCCCGGGGGCTTATGCCGAATCCGAAGACGGGGACGGTGACGTTTGAGGTGGGCAAGGCGGTCAACGAGATCCGCAAGGGACGAGTGGAGTTCAAGGTCGAGAAGGCCGGGATCGTGCAGGTTGCCGTCGGCAAGGTATCGTTCGAAGCTCAAAAGCTCTGTGACAATGCCCAGGCCGTCTTGGAGTCCGTCATCAGGGCCAAGCCATCGTCCTGCAAGGGGCGTTATCTGAAAAGCGTGACGATGTCGAGCACTATGGGGCCCGGCGTGAAGTTGGATCCCGTGGCCTTGTCGAAGTTGGGTGGGTGA
- the rplL gene encoding 50S ribosomal protein L7/L12, with translation MKKEEKATAIAELAEKFGRARLAILTECAGLPVNQMTELRRQLRGAKAEYCVVKNTLAVRASGGTILADAKDHFKGPIGLIIGYDDPVSPAKILQDFIQAEKRSEKIKVTVGVLEGKLVKAEDLAAVAQLPKKEVLIAMLLSAMQGPIRGVVYALSGLLSKFVRVIAAIQDKKKGEGDMSAAGTKLSQEELIKAIEGMSVLELAELVKGLETRFGVTAAAPVAVAAPAGGGAAAAPAEEKTSFDVVLVSAPADKKIQVIKVVRELTSLGLKEAKDLVEGAPKPVKTGVAKEEADTMKKKLEESGAKVEVK, from the coding sequence ATGAAGAAAGAAGAAAAGGCAACAGCGATCGCGGAGTTGGCGGAAAAGTTCGGTCGCGCCCGCTTGGCGATTTTGACGGAGTGCGCCGGCCTGCCCGTAAACCAGATGACGGAATTGCGTCGTCAGTTGCGCGGTGCGAAGGCCGAGTATTGCGTGGTCAAGAATACGTTGGCCGTCCGGGCGTCGGGGGGGACGATCCTTGCCGATGCAAAGGACCACTTCAAGGGACCGATAGGACTGATCATCGGATATGATGACCCCGTCAGTCCGGCCAAAATCCTGCAGGATTTCATCCAGGCCGAAAAGCGCTCGGAGAAAATCAAGGTCACGGTTGGAGTGTTGGAGGGCAAGTTGGTCAAGGCCGAGGACCTTGCGGCGGTCGCCCAGCTGCCCAAAAAAGAAGTGCTCATCGCGATGTTGCTGTCGGCCATGCAGGGCCCGATTCGCGGCGTCGTATATGCGTTGAGCGGCCTACTGAGCAAGTTCGTGCGAGTCATTGCAGCCATTCAGGATAAAAAGAAAGGGGAGGGGGACATGTCAGCAGCAGGAACCAAATTGTCGCAGGAAGAATTGATCAAGGCGATCGAGGGCATGAGCGTGTTGGAATTGGCTGAGTTGGTCAAGGGGTTGGAAACGCGGTTCGGCGTGACCGCAGCGGCGCCGGTGGCGGTGGCGGCTCCGGCGGGCGGCGGCGCGGCGGCGGCTCCGGCGGAAGAGAAGACCTCGTTCGACGTAGTCTTGGTCAGCGCCCCGGCCGACAAGAAAATCCAGGTCATCAAGGTAGTCCGCGAGCTCACCAGCCTCGGTTTGAAGGAAGCCAAGGATTTGGTCGAGGGGGCTCCGAAGCCCGTGAAGACCGGCGTGGCCAAGGAAGAGGCCGATACCATGAAGAAAAAGCTCGAAGAGAGCGGAGCCAAGGTCGAGGTCAAGTAG
- the rplK gene encoding 50S ribosomal protein L11: MAKEVSAQIKLQIPAGKANPAPPVGPSLGQHGVNIMEFCKQFNAKTQKEGDSIIPVIITVYKDRSFTFIMKTPPASDLLKKAAGIIKGSGIPHKDKVGKVSQAQIREIAQKKMSDLNAADLEGAIKIIQGTARSMGIAVQ, encoded by the coding sequence ATGGCTAAGGAAGTGTCCGCACAGATCAAGTTGCAAATCCCGGCAGGGAAAGCCAATCCTGCGCCGCCGGTCGGCCCTTCGCTGGGACAACATGGCGTGAACATCATGGAGTTCTGCAAGCAATTCAACGCGAAAACGCAGAAAGAGGGCGACAGCATCATTCCGGTCATTATCACCGTGTACAAAGACCGGAGCTTCACCTTCATCATGAAGACGCCGCCGGCGTCGGATCTCCTCAAGAAGGCCGCGGGAATCATTAAGGGGTCTGGAATCCCACACAAGGATAAGGTCGGGAAAGTCAGTCAAGCTCAGATTCGTGAGATCGCGCAGAAGAAGATGTCTGACCTCAATGCGGCCGATCTCGAAGGAGCGATCAAGATCATTCAGGGAACCGCGCGCAGCATGGGCATTGCCGTCCAGTGA
- the nusG gene encoding transcription termination/antitermination protein NusG translates to MSNKNWYVIHTYAGFEGRVKASLMERANQMGLTEQLGQVLVPTEDVIEIKDGKRRTSRRKFFPGYVLVELESPLADETLQLIKETPKVTGFVGGGAQPTPLSQEEIESLLKQVDAGAAGPREQVRFIKGDNVRIVDGPFLGFNGAVDEVDADHSRVKVFVSIFGRSTPVELGFLQVERI, encoded by the coding sequence ATGAGCAATAAGAACTGGTACGTCATCCATACCTATGCAGGGTTTGAAGGGCGCGTGAAGGCCAGCCTCATGGAGCGTGCGAACCAGATGGGCCTGACCGAGCAATTGGGGCAGGTGTTGGTTCCCACGGAAGACGTCATCGAAATCAAGGATGGGAAGCGTCGTACGTCGCGGCGAAAGTTTTTTCCGGGCTATGTCCTGGTCGAATTGGAGTCCCCACTCGCCGACGAGACGCTCCAACTGATCAAGGAAACGCCCAAGGTGACAGGGTTCGTGGGCGGAGGCGCACAGCCGACACCGTTGTCGCAGGAAGAAATCGAGTCGTTGTTGAAGCAGGTGGATGCCGGAGCAGCGGGACCGCGCGAACAGGTCCGGTTCATCAAGGGTGACAACGTGAGGATCGTAGACGGGCCGTTCTTGGGGTTCAACGGCGCGGTCGATGAGGTAGATGCCGACCACAGCCGTGTCAAGGTATTCGTCAGCATCTTTGGCCGCTCGACGCCGGTCGAACTTGGCTTCTTGCAGGTCGAACGTATTTGA
- the secE gene encoding preprotein translocase subunit SecE, which produces MFQRLSASIREFFDGVRGELKKVSFPTRAETIGATTVVIVFCVLMSLYLSLMDSVLGWLMRKVI; this is translated from the coding sequence GTGTTTCAGCGACTGAGCGCTTCGATTCGAGAATTTTTTGACGGTGTGCGCGGCGAACTGAAGAAGGTTTCGTTCCCGACGAGGGCGGAAACAATCGGCGCCACGACGGTGGTGATCGTGTTTTGTGTCCTTATGTCCTTGTATCTATCGCTGATGGACTCCGTCCTCGGCTGGCTGATGCGCAAGGTGATTTAA
- the rpoB gene encoding DNA-directed RNA polymerase subunit beta gives MSESTLSEFVERKDFSRIRTSIDIPDLIEIQKRSYEEFLQMEVEPDRRKDQGLQAALASVFPITDYNNTAALEFSSYSLGTPKYDERECLEQGMTFAVPLKLRVRLIVFDKEDKGPKKKVLDVREQEVYVGELPLMTERGTFLINGTERVVVSQLHRSPGASFTHDKGRTHASGKVLYSARIIPYRGSWLDFEFDARDILYVRIDRRRKMPATILLKAFGYSTDDLLRMYYPVEEIRVSRGKLFRKLDPEIHHGLKCSTEVTEKGGKDPLVREGGKLTKVVIAKLKAAGIKEIPVAPAELVGRAVLTELVDTGKKQTLAEKNQRLTEEVLEKILESDIEEFKVIYLDTTSATPVILDTLDMERTGSKEEAMVEIYRRLRPGETPSVETARALFDNLFLSPKRYDLSPVGRLKLNKKLGLDLSLEQRTLTAQDIVEVVRYLVNLKIGRGEIDDIDHLGNRRVRSVGELLENQFRLGLVRMERSIKERMNLLDMETVLPHDLINAKPVVAAVKEFFSSSQLSQFMDQTNPLAEITHKRRLSALGPGGLTRERAGFEVRDVHPSHYSRICPIETPEGPNIGLITSLATYARINEFGFIEAPYRKVVKGKVGDELEYLSAIEGDKYVIAQANSKVDSAGRLVSETVSARWGGDFITATPDKVEYMDVSPKQVVSVATALVPFLEHDDANRALMGSNMQRQAVPLLKAEAPLVGTGMEAVVARDSGYVVQAKREGVVESVDATRIVVRVDAKDGRKRNDSGLDVYEMIKFQRSNQNTCITQTPVVRIGEPVKKGQVLADGPAIDHGELALGKNVLVAFMPWGGYNFEDAILLSEKLVREDAFTSIHIEEFEVEARDTKLGKEDITRDIPNVGEEALRDLDESGIIRIGAEVKPGDILVGKVTPKGETQLTPEEKLLRAIFGEKAGDVKDTSLTVPPGVEGIVVDVKIFSRKGLDKDERSKSIESEDHMKLQRDHQEELRIIEDEKTKKVRKLLLGKVVGRDLMDPETGDVILKKKGKLTAEILKRLPDDMVRHIILSDPDEQKELEDVERRAKEQIEILQTLYDEKVGRLKRGDELPPGVIKLVKVYIAMKRKIQVGDKMAGRHGNKGVVSRVLPEEDMPYLPDGTPVEIVLNPLGVPSRMNVGQILETHLGWAARALGIKVASPVFDGASEKEIKDLLKKAKISPSGQTVLMDGKTGEPFSSPVTVGYMYVLKLHHLVDDKIHARSIGPYSLVTQQPLGGKAQFGGQRLGEMEVWALQAYGAASTLQEFLTVKSDDVPGRSRMYEAVVKGEPFLEPGLPESFNVLVKELQSLGLDVELVKSKD, from the coding sequence ATGTCGGAATCGACTCTTTCGGAGTTTGTCGAACGTAAGGACTTTTCTCGCATCCGTACGAGTATCGACATTCCCGATCTTATTGAAATCCAGAAACGGTCCTACGAAGAGTTCCTTCAGATGGAAGTCGAGCCGGATCGCCGAAAGGATCAAGGGTTGCAGGCGGCATTGGCCAGTGTCTTTCCCATAACGGACTACAACAATACGGCGGCGTTGGAGTTCTCCAGTTATTCGCTGGGGACTCCGAAGTACGATGAGCGGGAGTGTCTCGAGCAGGGCATGACGTTCGCCGTTCCGCTGAAGCTGCGGGTTCGCCTCATTGTCTTCGACAAGGAGGACAAGGGTCCGAAGAAGAAGGTCTTGGACGTGCGCGAGCAGGAAGTCTATGTCGGTGAGCTTCCTCTCATGACCGAGCGCGGGACATTCCTCATCAACGGAACCGAGCGAGTCGTGGTGAGTCAGTTGCATCGCTCACCCGGCGCCTCGTTCACCCATGACAAGGGGAGAACCCACGCGAGCGGGAAAGTGCTCTACTCGGCGCGGATCATTCCTTATCGCGGATCGTGGCTCGATTTCGAGTTCGACGCACGGGACATCTTGTATGTCCGGATCGACCGGCGTCGCAAGATGCCGGCTACGATTCTCCTCAAGGCCTTCGGGTACAGCACCGACGACCTCTTGCGGATGTATTACCCGGTCGAAGAGATTCGGGTGTCCAGGGGCAAGTTGTTCCGAAAGCTCGATCCGGAAATCCATCACGGGTTGAAGTGCTCGACCGAAGTCACGGAGAAGGGCGGTAAGGATCCGCTGGTGCGAGAAGGGGGCAAGCTGACCAAGGTCGTGATTGCCAAACTGAAGGCTGCCGGGATCAAAGAGATTCCTGTTGCTCCGGCGGAACTGGTCGGTCGTGCGGTGCTGACGGAGTTGGTGGATACTGGCAAAAAGCAGACGCTCGCCGAGAAAAATCAGCGACTGACGGAAGAGGTCCTGGAAAAAATTCTCGAAAGCGATATCGAAGAGTTCAAGGTCATCTACCTGGACACCACGAGCGCTACACCGGTGATTCTCGATACGCTCGATATGGAGCGGACGGGGTCAAAGGAAGAGGCGATGGTCGAGATTTATCGCCGTCTCCGCCCGGGGGAAACGCCTTCCGTCGAGACGGCCCGCGCGCTGTTCGATAATCTGTTTCTGAGCCCCAAGCGCTACGACCTGTCGCCGGTGGGACGACTGAAGCTGAACAAAAAGCTGGGACTTGATCTTTCGCTCGAACAGCGGACGCTCACGGCACAAGACATCGTGGAGGTGGTGCGGTACCTGGTCAATCTGAAGATCGGGCGCGGTGAAATCGATGACATCGACCATTTGGGCAACCGTCGCGTCCGGTCGGTGGGCGAACTCTTGGAGAACCAGTTCCGCCTCGGCCTCGTACGGATGGAGCGCAGCATTAAGGAGCGGATGAATCTCCTGGATATGGAAACGGTGTTGCCGCACGACTTGATCAATGCCAAGCCTGTGGTGGCGGCGGTCAAAGAGTTTTTCAGCAGCAGTCAGTTGTCGCAGTTCATGGACCAGACCAATCCGCTGGCTGAAATTACCCATAAGCGGCGCCTGTCGGCGCTCGGGCCGGGTGGTTTGACGCGTGAGCGGGCGGGATTCGAAGTGCGCGACGTCCACCCGTCGCACTACAGCCGTATTTGTCCGATCGAAACACCGGAAGGGCCGAACATCGGCTTGATCACCTCGCTGGCCACTTATGCGCGTATCAATGAATTCGGATTCATCGAGGCACCCTATCGGAAGGTCGTGAAGGGCAAGGTGGGCGATGAGCTTGAATACCTCTCCGCGATCGAGGGGGACAAGTATGTGATCGCCCAGGCCAACTCAAAGGTGGATTCAGCCGGCCGCCTGGTCTCGGAAACGGTCTCGGCCCGGTGGGGCGGCGATTTTATTACGGCCACGCCTGACAAGGTCGAATATATGGACGTGTCGCCCAAGCAGGTCGTCAGTGTGGCGACGGCATTGGTCCCCTTCCTGGAGCACGACGATGCCAACCGGGCGTTGATGGGATCCAACATGCAGCGGCAGGCCGTTCCTCTGTTGAAAGCAGAGGCCCCTCTGGTCGGAACCGGCATGGAGGCAGTAGTCGCGCGCGACTCGGGGTATGTGGTGCAGGCGAAGCGAGAAGGTGTGGTCGAAAGTGTCGATGCGACGCGCATTGTGGTGCGCGTCGACGCGAAGGATGGGCGGAAGAGAAACGATTCGGGGCTTGATGTTTATGAAATGATCAAGTTCCAGCGGTCGAATCAGAATACCTGTATTACCCAGACGCCGGTTGTCCGGATCGGAGAGCCGGTCAAGAAGGGACAGGTATTGGCCGACGGTCCGGCGATCGATCACGGCGAACTCGCGCTCGGTAAGAACGTGTTGGTCGCGTTTATGCCGTGGGGCGGCTACAACTTCGAGGACGCCATTCTTTTGAGTGAGAAGCTGGTCCGAGAGGATGCGTTCACTTCGATCCACATCGAGGAATTCGAGGTCGAGGCGCGCGATACCAAGTTGGGCAAGGAAGATATCACGCGTGACATTCCCAACGTCGGCGAAGAGGCCCTTCGCGATCTGGACGAGAGCGGCATCATCCGCATCGGCGCGGAGGTGAAGCCGGGCGATATTCTGGTCGGTAAGGTGACGCCGAAGGGCGAAACGCAGCTGACGCCGGAAGAGAAGCTCCTGCGCGCGATCTTCGGCGAAAAGGCCGGCGATGTGAAGGATACTTCGTTGACGGTGCCTCCCGGCGTCGAGGGTATCGTGGTCGACGTGAAGATCTTCTCGCGTAAGGGGTTGGATAAGGACGAGCGATCGAAAAGCATCGAGAGTGAAGATCATATGAAGCTGCAGCGCGACCACCAGGAAGAGCTGCGCATCATTGAAGACGAAAAGACCAAGAAGGTTCGGAAGCTCTTGCTGGGCAAAGTCGTCGGTCGCGACCTGATGGATCCTGAAACCGGCGACGTGATTCTGAAGAAGAAAGGCAAACTTACTGCAGAAATCTTGAAGCGCCTGCCGGACGACATGGTGCGGCATATCATTCTCAGCGATCCCGACGAGCAGAAGGAGCTGGAGGATGTCGAGCGGCGCGCCAAAGAGCAAATCGAAATCCTGCAGACCCTCTACGACGAAAAAGTGGGCCGCCTCAAGCGAGGTGATGAATTGCCGCCCGGCGTGATCAAGCTGGTCAAGGTCTATATCGCGATGAAGCGGAAGATCCAGGTCGGCGATAAGATGGCCGGTCGTCATGGCAACAAGGGTGTCGTCTCTCGAGTCCTACCCGAGGAGGACATGCCCTACTTGCCGGATGGGACCCCGGTGGAAATTGTGCTCAATCCGTTGGGCGTTCCGTCTCGTATGAACGTGGGGCAGATTCTCGAAACACACCTTGGCTGGGCGGCCCGCGCATTGGGCATCAAAGTGGCCAGCCCGGTGTTCGACGGGGCATCGGAAAAAGAAATCAAAGACTTGCTGAAGAAGGCCAAGATTTCTCCCAGCGGCCAGACGGTGTTGATGGATGGCAAGACGGGAGAGCCGTTCAGCAGCCCGGTGACGGTCGGATATATGTATGTGCTCAAGCTGCATCACTTGGTGGATGATAAGATTCACGCGCGATCGATCGGCCCCTACTCGTTGGTGACCCAGCAACCGCTGGGCGGTAAAGCACAGTTCGGCGGCCAGCGGTTGGGAGAAATGGAAGTGTGGGCGCTTCAAGCCTACGGAGCTGCCTCCACCTTGCAAGAGTTCCTGACTGTGAAGTCGGATGACGTGCCTGGTCGTTCGCGCATGTATGAGGCGGTCGTAAAGGGCGAACCGTTTCTCGAACCGGGTTTGCCGGAGTCGTTCAACGTGTTGGTCAAGGAACTGCAGAGCCTTGGGCTTGATGTCGAATTGGTGAAATCGAAGGACTGA